From Persicobacter psychrovividus, one genomic window encodes:
- a CDS encoding DUF983 domain-containing protein, with protein MSKVILEGKCPRCHQGDMFQYPLAKLHKFSDMNEKCAHCDFRFEVEPGFFFGAMYISYAVSVAIFIAVSIGLNVLVEEPSLWMYLAGISIVAITLLPFTFRYSRIIFLHWFGGVKYDASFAK; from the coding sequence ATGTCGAAAGTTATTTTAGAAGGGAAGTGCCCAAGGTGTCATCAGGGGGATATGTTCCAGTACCCTTTGGCGAAATTGCATAAATTCAGTGATATGAATGAAAAATGTGCACACTGTGATTTCCGATTTGAAGTGGAACCAGGGTTCTTTTTCGGGGCAATGTACATTTCCTACGCTGTTTCTGTTGCCATTTTTATTGCCGTAAGTATTGGCCTGAATGTACTGGTAGAAGAACCCAGCCTTTGGATGTACCTGGCGGGGATCAGTATTGTGGCCATCACGTTATTGCCTTTTACTTTCAGGTATTCCCGAATTATATTTTTGCACTGGTTCGGAGGGGTCAAATACGATGCTTCCTTCGCTAAATAA
- a CDS encoding acyloxyacyl hydrolase, translating to MKHFTYIFAAAFLLLMGPFSATASSLDSLKQHNKRNFHLRFKYQAGAVLLTNDFLKGNLGDNKEYADLPATDYYQSFAIEFGKQTFGEHDWEHAYNFPKYGIGFYTAHFFDVNNAEVSSLLGQPSAIYGYFEGPFKRWNRFSFGYRIGFGLTYNWNPYHPADNPFQIAIGSSKTVYIEAALKVDYELTDRWELSAGAGFTHFSNGASSTPNYGINLMAPYLAVQYNFNNNLRRDLVRKQLDPIEKKKELNIGLSFTSKQIDFDTDKVGEENRYANIDYLAVNLTAYYMKRISQKSKFGAGLDLNYDESINAQVDFNEGGELEKVESLHNGDKVSLGGYAAYELVLDRLSILINAGAYILRKDDYSGVKPIMYQRIGLKYNVYNDITAGIYVRAYHFSVADFLEWQIGYRFGQ from the coding sequence ATGAAACATTTTACCTACATTTTTGCGGCTGCTTTTTTGCTGCTTATGGGGCCATTCAGTGCCACAGCAAGTTCATTGGACAGCCTTAAACAACATAACAAACGAAACTTCCATCTTCGTTTTAAATACCAGGCCGGCGCTGTTTTACTGACCAATGATTTCCTTAAAGGAAACTTGGGAGACAATAAGGAATATGCCGACTTACCCGCAACAGATTATTACCAATCTTTTGCTATTGAATTTGGAAAACAAACTTTTGGAGAGCACGACTGGGAACATGCCTATAACTTTCCGAAATACGGTATTGGCTTTTACACCGCGCATTTTTTCGATGTAAATAATGCCGAAGTTTCCAGTTTACTCGGGCAGCCATCAGCTATTTACGGGTATTTTGAAGGGCCTTTCAAACGGTGGAACCGATTCAGCTTTGGCTACAGAATAGGTTTCGGACTTACCTATAACTGGAATCCGTACCACCCAGCAGACAACCCATTTCAAATTGCCATTGGTTCTTCTAAGACCGTGTATATTGAAGCAGCCCTGAAGGTAGATTACGAACTTACGGACCGTTGGGAACTTTCTGCTGGTGCTGGGTTTACTCACTTTTCAAATGGAGCCTCATCAACGCCTAATTATGGAATTAACCTGATGGCACCTTATTTGGCGGTTCAGTACAATTTCAATAATAACTTGCGACGGGATTTGGTAAGAAAACAGTTAGATCCAATAGAAAAGAAAAAAGAATTAAATATTGGTTTGTCGTTCACTTCAAAACAAATTGATTTTGATACTGATAAAGTAGGCGAAGAAAACAGATATGCGAATATTGATTACCTTGCCGTTAACCTGACCGCTTATTACATGAAGCGTATCAGTCAGAAATCAAAATTTGGTGCAGGGCTTGACTTAAACTATGACGAGTCGATCAATGCACAGGTGGATTTCAACGAAGGAGGAGAACTGGAAAAAGTAGAATCCTTACACAATGGCGACAAAGTAAGCCTTGGGGGATACGCTGCCTATGAATTGGTATTGGATCGTCTTTCAATCTTGATCAATGCAGGAGCATACATTTTAAGAAAGGATGATTACAGTGGTGTAAAACCGATCATGTACCAAAGAATTGGTCTGAAGTATAATGTTTACAATGATATTACCGCGGGAATATATGTCCGAGCTTATCACTTCTCAGTTGCTGATTTTCTCGAATGGCAAATCGGTTACCGTTTCGGCCAATAG
- a CDS encoding DNA-3-methyladenine glycosylase I: MKKRCPWAEVDDLYRNYHDNEWGKPVHDDRLLFEMLNLEGAQAGISWHIILKKRKAYQELFLNFDAEALLATSADYREHLLLEPGIIRNKLKIKAVFTNATAFLKVKEEFGSFDQYLWGFVDHQPIDNKFTTLSEVPAESEISIQLSKDLKKRGFKFVGPKIIYAYMQAIGMVNDHLMDCPCH; this comes from the coding sequence ATGAAAAAAAGATGCCCTTGGGCAGAGGTGGATGACCTCTACCGAAACTACCATGACAACGAATGGGGTAAACCTGTTCATGACGACCGCCTGCTGTTTGAAATGCTCAACCTTGAAGGGGCACAAGCAGGAATTTCCTGGCATATCATCCTCAAAAAAAGAAAGGCTTACCAGGAATTGTTCTTGAATTTTGATGCTGAAGCCTTATTGGCCACTTCTGCCGATTACCGTGAACACCTTTTGCTGGAGCCTGGAATCATCAGAAATAAACTAAAAATAAAGGCCGTATTTACCAATGCCACGGCCTTTTTGAAGGTGAAAGAGGAATTTGGCTCATTCGATCAGTACCTGTGGGGTTTTGTTGATCATCAGCCTATCGACAATAAATTTACTACACTAAGCGAGGTTCCTGCCGAGTCAGAAATCTCTATTCAATTGAGTAAAGACCTGAAAAAAAGAGGGTTCAAATTCGTCGGTCCAAAAATCATTTATGCCTACATGCAGGCTATCGGAATGGTGAACGATCACCTCATGGATTGTCCCTGTCACTAA
- a CDS encoding response regulator has product MTSLTKILLIDDEEATNFYHKHIISEIGVAEKIECFENGTDAINYLLKNNEDNDRTLIFLDLNMPGISGWEFMEIFGNLKSITDFRNTKLYILTTSVHDDDEFKALEDMSINGFINKPLTQASVEDIIEKHFKADQV; this is encoded by the coding sequence ATGACTTCACTAACCAAAATTTTGCTAATTGATGATGAAGAAGCCACCAATTTCTACCACAAGCACATTATCTCAGAAATTGGGGTAGCAGAAAAGATAGAATGCTTCGAAAACGGCACGGATGCCATCAATTATTTGTTGAAAAATAATGAGGATAACGATCGGACCCTCATCTTTTTAGATCTCAATATGCCTGGAATATCGGGCTGGGAGTTCATGGAAATTTTCGGGAACCTCAAAAGCATCACAGACTTCAGAAATACAAAGCTTTATATTCTGACCACCTCTGTACACGATGATGATGAATTCAAAGCCTTGGAAGACATGAGTATCAATGGATTTATCAATAAGCCGCTGACCCAAGCCTCGGTAGAGGATATTATCGAAAAACATTTCAAGGCCGATCAAGTCTAA
- a CDS encoding acyloxyacyl hydrolase — MKKNDNLTGTLIVLILLWLPFSPPHLFAQNTNNSFLKIKSQSGKVLLTNDFLKGDNETSSPIDYYHAYALEYGRQTAGNKAWERAYLMPKYGLGFYTAAFFYDQENEDQRLAANELGHPMAVYAFFEGPFKRWHRFSLQYRMAFGLTYNWNAYDPDDNHFQVAIGSKKTVYIEAGTFVDYMVSPRWNLQAGFSATHFSNGATTTPNYGVNLFAPYLSVQYNFNDNIAPKFNERVREPFEKKDEVNIGYAMGVKQISNPQNTPNTPFPDLNFVTANINTNYMRRISQKSKIGVGIDLNFDESSHAQVREDEQGIPEKEKNKLIYKLSAGSYVGYELVVNKVSLVMNVGAYLLREHYEGMKPVMYQRLGVKYQATDHLYGGIYVRAYKFGIADFIEWQVGYRFIKS, encoded by the coding sequence ATGAAAAAAAACGACAACCTGACAGGCACGCTAATCGTGCTCATTTTACTTTGGCTACCCTTTTCCCCACCACACCTTTTTGCTCAAAATACCAACAACAGCTTCTTAAAAATAAAATCGCAATCGGGAAAAGTACTTTTAACCAACGATTTTCTGAAAGGCGATAACGAAACTTCTTCGCCTATCGATTATTACCATGCATATGCCCTTGAATATGGTCGGCAAACTGCGGGCAATAAGGCTTGGGAACGTGCTTACTTAATGCCTAAATATGGCCTGGGCTTTTATACTGCCGCTTTTTTTTATGACCAGGAAAATGAGGATCAGAGATTAGCAGCCAATGAACTTGGCCACCCCATGGCTGTTTACGCCTTTTTTGAAGGCCCATTTAAAAGGTGGCACCGATTTAGTTTACAATATCGGATGGCCTTTGGTCTGACTTACAATTGGAATGCCTACGACCCTGATGACAATCATTTTCAGGTGGCTATTGGATCAAAAAAAACAGTTTATATCGAGGCGGGTACTTTTGTGGATTATATGGTCAGCCCAAGATGGAATTTGCAGGCAGGTTTTTCTGCCACGCACTTTTCAAATGGAGCGACAACAACGCCCAATTATGGAGTCAACCTATTTGCCCCCTACCTGAGTGTACAATATAATTTCAACGATAATATTGCACCCAAATTTAATGAGCGTGTACGGGAACCCTTTGAAAAAAAGGATGAAGTTAATATCGGGTACGCCATGGGTGTCAAACAAATCAGCAATCCACAAAATACGCCGAATACCCCTTTCCCTGATCTTAACTTCGTAACCGCCAATATTAACACCAACTACATGCGACGCATCAGTCAGAAATCAAAGATTGGTGTAGGTATTGACCTGAATTTCGATGAGTCAAGTCATGCACAGGTTCGTGAAGACGAGCAAGGTATTCCTGAAAAGGAAAAGAATAAATTAATCTACAAGCTAAGTGCGGGCTCGTATGTCGGCTATGAATTAGTGGTCAATAAAGTATCTTTGGTGATGAATGTGGGCGCCTACCTGTTGCGCGAGCATTACGAGGGCATGAAACCAGTCATGTACCAACGTTTGGGGGTAAAATACCAGGCGACTGATCACCTGTATGGCGGAATTTACGTGCGTGCTTACAAATTCGGTATCGCCGATTTTATAGAATGGCAAGTAGGCTACCGATTCATTAAAAGCTAA
- a CDS encoding response regulator: MNSLFQQIVFIDDDEATNFLNRIITNSLKITNQVVLFDNPKEAISHLKQQLPNGPELLFLDINMPEMDGWEFLKYFEEIQQQQQVPTKLFLLTTSNSQRDMIKSRYHSLVNEFIQKPLSRRHIKDILAKHYSLNYQNYDFTNQNFAN; the protein is encoded by the coding sequence ATGAACTCACTATTCCAGCAAATTGTATTTATTGATGATGATGAAGCCACCAATTTTCTGAATAGAATAATTACTAACAGTTTAAAAATCACCAACCAAGTGGTTCTTTTTGACAATCCAAAAGAGGCCATCTCGCACCTTAAACAGCAATTGCCCAATGGTCCTGAACTGCTTTTCCTCGACATTAATATGCCAGAAATGGATGGTTGGGAATTTTTAAAATATTTTGAAGAAATTCAGCAACAACAACAAGTACCTACTAAATTATTTTTACTAACAACTTCCAATAGCCAAAGAGACATGATCAAATCAAGGTATCATTCTTTAGTCAATGAATTTATTCAAAAGCCTTTATCCCGCAGACATATCAAAGACATATTAGCTAAACACTACTCACTAAACTATCAAAACTATGACTTCACTAACCAAAATTTTGCTAATTGA